The DNA segment cccaggtctcctgcatggctggcggattctttccattggagccaccagtgaagcccctctGTCTCTCACCCCTACCTTCTTAGGTGGGGGAgtcccaggcactgtgctgggctcCATGTCATCATCTTCCTCCTCTGAGTGGGGGCTGGAGCTACAGGGGCGCTGGAGGCCAGGTGAAAGGGAGATGGAGGGCAGTGCCCGGGAGCCCTCACTGCCCGTGGTGGTTTCCATGGCAATCATGTAAGAGTCCATGTCGTCGACAGCAAAGTCATCCAGGTCTAGGTGGGGCGTGCTACAGGCAGAGACGGTATCAGTGGGGAAGGGGGCGGGGGACAGAGTTAGGGCCCCACCTGGAGGGCTCAGCCAGTGCCTGCAGGAGCCTAGTAACCATTGGTGACCTCTTGGTTTTATTATTTCCTGATTTGGTGGGAGGGGAAAGGATGGGGGCGGTGTTTTAAGTGGCCGCTTCCGGAAGGGGGTCAACCGTAGAATCCTTTCATCAGAGTTCAGGTAGAGGCCTGAGGGAGGCATCCTGGGGGCCCGCTTCAGCTCACTGCGGGAGGGGAGCGGCAAGTCCAGTGAGCTGGGCCACCTGGGGCCCAAGCCCCCACCTTCCCAGGGGACAGGAACTGGAGCGCACTGGGGCCCAGGGACATACTGGGCAGAGGGCCAGGCCAACTTCCTCCACTTAAACTACGCTGGGCCCATCCTCCCCAACCCACCTGCCCTTGCAGCCACCTGCTTCCCCCATCCCAGGCAGCCCCCTGCCTCCCGGCAGCCCTTTTCCCTCCTTGGCTTGGGAGGACGCCTCAGCCAGAGAAGGAAGCCAGCCCGACCTTGGGGACACTTCCCTGGGTCGGGGGATCTCTGAGTACAGCTGACTGGTGAGGCTGAGCCTGCAGGGCTGGAAGCAGTGAGGACTGTAGGGGCTGGGGCTCGACAGGAAGTGGGGATGGGAGGCGCACAGGGTGGGGGCTGCAGACTCTGGAAGCGGCAGGCTGCAGCCTGGGTACACAGAGTGAGAAGGGGGGTGGGCGGGCGCAGCTCTCACCTGTGAGCCTGAGGCCCAGGCTCTGGCCGCTGGAGCTCCTCTTGGGCATGCAGGGTCTGGGGGTGCGAGTCCGACTCTGAGAGTGTGGCTAGGACAAAGTGGCCGTCCAGCAGAGAGTCCTCGATGGCAAAGATGGCTGGCCTGGGCAGGTGACAGATCCAGACGCAGTCAAGGCCCTTTGGCTTCCGGCACCCCAGAGCCTTCCCCTCCCTATCCCAAGGCTGGGCCTTACCTGCCCGGGGCATCGAAGTGAATGCTGAGGGACAAGTTGGCTGACTCTGCGAAGCTCAGGAGCCCCTGGGAAGGGAGAAGCAGAGCAtggaggctgggcagggaggagaggtGGACGGGGCAGTGAGTGCACGGCAGGAACCTCACCCGGAATTCCTTGAGGCAGAAAGTGATGGCCACCCCTTCCTGGGCCTGCAACTGCTGGAAATCCTCCTCTCCGATGCTCATCTCCGTCACCATGGCTTTGATGGCGCTGTCTGGGGGGGGCAGCAACAGGAGGAAGCCGGGCTCTGCCCCCACCAGCCCGTCTCTGCTCTCTGCACCCCCCTAGCCCGTCTCTGCTCTCTGCCCCAGGCCCCATTGGtcccctcacctgcctcctcctCTTGGTAGCTACGCAGGATGACCCTGCGGCCACGGCCGATGCCCAGAGTCACTTCAGCCAGCGCCGGGGGGAAAGGCATAACAGCCTCCACCAGGACCCTGTGAGGAGGGCACAGCATCACAcccgaggctcgatcccgcccAGTGGCTTTGCTCTCAGAGGACCGGAGGCGGGACAGCGAGGCACCCCAGCATCCAAAGAGAACCAGGCCAGGCCTCGCATGGCCCCAGGGTGGAGCACGGGGGCAGCAGGACACGGTCGCTGCCTCATCCAAGGTTCCCAGGATGTTGTGGGAGAGTAGTCCTCTTGCACGAGATGGAGGCAGACAAGAACAGGCTCACAGAACGCAGCAGGGAGTTCAGGCGGTTTCTGCTGAACTGAACCAGGCAGGTGGCTCCTGCCCATCCAGGGTTGGGAGACCAGACCCACGCTGTCCACATAAACACCGCCTTACAAAGAGTCCTCAGGTCCCTGTCTAGTAGAGACAGGCTAGTGAATAGTTTCAGGTGAAATAACATCTGGAATTTGCCTCAAAACAACTAGGACAGAAGCTGGTTATCTGCTTTTATATGAATTTGAAATTGTCCATAAGACAAACAGAAACAATCACtcgttttaaaagaaagaaaaattctcaaAACCCAGACCACGGATTGATGCTCTCTTTCTCTACCCAAAGGGATCCTGGGCAGTGCTATTTCaacagaactcagaaaaacaaagtcagggCTCAAAGGGACCTTCAAGTTACCAGGTCCTGCGGCTACCAAAAGCAAAGAAACGTGAGACCTTGGGTTACTCGAGTGCAAGGCACACCCTGCAcgtgggcaggtgggaggggaccCACTCCTCTCTGGTCTTCTCCAGGGACCTTGGCGTCTGCTAGGCTCCCCATCTCCCAGGCCCCGCATGGCCCCTGTGACTACCCAGAATGGCTCCTCTCCTATAGCTGATTATTCAGGCAGCCCTCCAGGACCGTGACCTCCCTGTCCAGCCGTGGCCTGAGGACCCCTCAGGGCTAGAACCCAGCCGGGTAGGAAGAGAGGCTGCCCTTGAACGGGACTTATCCCAGAAGGATGACCAGATCAGAGAAAGGTTACAAGTCCCGGAGCCACAAAAATTAATGGACCTTCAAAGGCCAGAGGAGACGTGAGGGCAAGCCGGAGACCTGTTTTTTGAAAGAGGAGTCAGTGGGGCTGAGTGGTCAGAAAGCCAAGTCAGACTTTGAGGTGGAGAATACAGACTCGGGAGACAGAGAGGAACATGGGACAAGGGAACATCTGGCCCCTCCTCACTCCAGCCTCTGCCCTTAAAGGGCCAGGCAAGGCCCTGAAAGCAAACCGGGTTGGATGAACGCTTTGAGGTTCACAGATACCCTGCAGGAAAAACGGAGGAGGTACCTCCTTAAACTGACTCCTGAGGccgaaagaaggaagagaaaaacctAGGGCTCAGCGTGCAACCAGGGGCTGCTCACCTGGCTGGGGCACGGAGCACATGGGGACACAAGGCTGGGTCGAAGACGGCCTGCAGGGACTCGCAGTCCTGGAAGGACAGGTTGTGAGTCTTCCTCACCCCTGGATGGGCAGACACGGTCTCAGTGGGCTCGCCAACCTCTAATCCCACACCGCAAGGACCCCTGGGTCAGCCAGCTGCTCACTCACCATATTTGCAGTGCAGCTGAACTACCAGGCGGCTGCTCCTGTCATTCAGGGAAATGCAGCACTTCtccacagtcttctccagcattgccAGCGAGCGGAAGACAGACAGGAAGGACTAGGCGAGGAAAACACATCCCTCAGCACTGCGCCTCCGCCAACCGGCTCTCACGTCCAGTCCCCTTGGGCTCTGGCCCATCATGGGCTCAGCACTGTCATACCAGGAAAGGACCCCTCACACATGCAGATATCTGCACGCTTCCAGGCCTTCATTCGTGCCCTTACCCTGGTCTGGAATGCCTTCAAAAGACCTGCTTATCTTTCAGGGACCAACCTGAGAGTCATTTACTCCCTGCAGGTCCCTGGCAGATTCAGCTACCCTCTTCATATAACCCGTTACCCCCATGGATGTCTCTACTCGGCCAGGCTCTGCGTTCTGCACCGGATTGCTCCAGTATACATCTCTCCTCCTAcaggcacctgctgtgtgccccaGAGCAAACTGCACTGCCAGGAGGGTTTCCTGGGGGGAGTGCCCTGCCACTGCTGAGGGACCCATCTCACCTTCATCAGGATCTTACAGCGCAGCTGGTCCTGCCCAGGGGTGGCCGCCTGGTACTGCTGGAAGAAGAGGGGGGCAAAGAGGAAGCAGGCGTAGGCCGAGCGGGAGGAGTTCACGGTCCGGAGGGAGAGCTGGGGCCAGGAAAAGTGGGGAGAAAGATGTGGTCACCAGCAGTGCTGGGCCCAGCCCTCAAGCCAGCTTTTACCCAGGCACTTGTCCCAATGGCTTCTGTTCTACCATCACCTGCAGAAGCCCGCCCTTTCCTTTCAGTCATCAAGGAtgtcctccatgaagccttccacGAGTCCCCAGTGGACCTCAACGCCGCCGTTTCCACAGCAAGAGCGCGACCCAGCCTTCAGCACCCACGCCTTTTACCTAATCACCCCCATCCACCACCGGGCACTTTAGGGAGGGCAAGGGCTCTCGACTCAGACACTGGCCTGGGAAGATGACAGGGCCCAAAGGGACACCCCAGCAACAGGGGAGGCCCCTGTTAAACTCAGCAAACGTGCCTACCGGGCACCCTGCCTGATGGGGGAGAGACTCGAGCCCCGATCAGGGCTCCCTTTTGGGACTTTCACGCCACTCCCCCATACCCGGTCTCCTCACCCCGTCTTCCAGGGGCTCCAGGTAGAGTTCGTCCCCGATGCGGGACAGGGAGTGGACGGCCTTGCCGAGCACtgcggggaggaggagagagacagcGGTTTGCGGGCGACTCGGGCCATCCCACGTGGTTCCAGCCCCGGCCGACCCCGACTCACCCTTCACGTTGCTGCCCGTGACAAGACACTTCATGCTGCCCCCAGTGACCGGGATGGGGCGGGCGGCGGGTCCCGGGCCGGACCCCAGCTCAACAATGCCCTCCGGATCTCTCCCGCGGCTCCCGGAGGTTGGGGTTCCCTTCCCGCGCACCGCCCCCggcagccccgcccccgcctcctgATTGGGCCACAGGCCGGCAGCTCCGTCTCGGGAAAAAGACGCTGGCCGGCTGCGCCGTCACGTGACGGAGGCTGCGCCCGGGGCGGGCCCTGTCACGTGACCCGGGAGCGCCGGGTTCCTCCGTGAGGTCCAGGCCCACCCTCGGCCCTCGAGCGGCCCCGGGAAGCCCGGCTGGCAGCCGGCCCCGTCGCGGCCGCGCGCCCGAACGCGAGGCGCCCAGAGGGTGTCGGGGAGCCAACAGTGGGCTCGGAATCCGGAGATGTGCGGGCGGGCCTGGCCCAGGTCACTCATTTAGTACGGATTTCCTGGACGTCTGTCGGGCGCCGGGGGGTGCGTACGGGGTCGGTGCAAGACCGTCTCACTCCGTCCGGGCGGGCCGGGGACGCGGATAGAAGCAGCAACTGCCAGCTCTGAAAAGATAGTAACGCACCTTGCTACAGGATCCCGGGGTGGGAAGTGACTGCTTGCCGTAGCTTCGACGATCCTTTGATCCCAAAGAACAGAAGCTTCTCCGGACGAAAAGGGGTAGAAGGGTTTGGCCGACAGGAGAAGGCGCGAGTCAAGACTCAGCAGCGCGTGGGGCTTTTCCCTCCGTTGGGAGGAAAGTGGGTTTGTGAGAGGAGGGATGGGGGCTGCTGAATGATGAGGGTCACTGATGGAAAGCACTGGAAACATTTTATGAGGATAGACTCCTGCGTCTCTGGCCGTTTGAAAAAGAACAAGGGAGGGTGCCAAAAGAGGGGCTTagtcaatccctaggtcgggaagatcccctggaagaggaaatggcaacccactgcagtgttcttgcccagaaaatcccatggaccgaggagtctggcgggctaccgtccatggggttgcaaagggtggACACAGCAGTCAGCCGGGCAGGTCTTCCCCTCGTCCTCAGCCTTGGTCCTCAGGTGTGTGAAGAGGAAGGCAAGTCATGGAAGGGCTCCTGGCCTCTGGTTTCCTGCAGCACCCGGTGTGCTTTGAGGGACCCTTGGGCACCCCTGCGTTCCTTTAGGGCCTTGCTCCTCTGGCACTGTTGCCAGTGAGGAAGCCAAGTTTGTGGGACCCTTGCCTTCCTGCTCCTGGCCTGCAATTCTGGACcccacttcctttctttcttttttttattttttatttttttattttattttattttttttcccccacttcctTTCCTTACCCTCAGTTTTCCTCCCTTATCAGGTTTCCCTGGATTACTGGGGTATTCTTGCCTTTTAAGGGGTTCAGTGTAAATGGTACTACTTCTACCCAGGCATTTAGGTCAGTAAACTGGGACTCATCCTTGACTCCATCCTGACCCACCTCTTACATACTACAATCCTTCAGCAAGTCCTGAGCTCTCTGCCTCCCAAACAGATGGCAACTTGGTCCTCCTCTCCTATGCCCACAGCCATCATTCTGGCTcaggccaccatcatctctcacttGAATGATGATGGGAGCGCTCTGAGTGGTTCCCTGCCCCTCCACTCCACTCTCCATACAGCACCTAAGTGAGCTTCCTAAGATGTCAATCATGTCACGCCTTTCCCAGGTTTAGATCCTGCAGTGGTTTCCAACTACTGTGCTTGCCATCAAATCTAAACCCCTTGGGAATTCCCTTAGGCTCCACTGGTAAGGACtccgctttcactgccaagggtgcaagttcaacccctggttatGGAATGAACCATGACCAAAATACATAAGCCACCAAAAACTAAACCCCTTACCCCAAACCTGCAGGAAGGAGCTGGCCCTGCCCATCTCTTCACCTGTCTCTGGCCTCCCTCTGCAGCTGCGCTGGCCCCATCCACTTCCTGAAGCAACCACATTCTTCTCCACCTTGGGCTCTCCACATAAGCTATTCCCACCACTTGGAatgaggatgagatagctggtcTTCCCCCCTTCTCACATGCAGGTACCTTCTTTTCCTAGGGCTCAGCTTCAGGTGCCCATCCTCAAATAGGCCTTCTCTGCCTCCCCACTCCAGGCCCCCTCCCCCAAGCTAATCCCTTGCTCCGAGTCATCTACAGCATTTAGCACAACTCAACGTCATTTCACACGTGTCTACTTCTGTACTGCCTCTAGTATGTCAAGCCTGTGAGGCCAGGACTGAGTTTGTTGTGTTTGTTACTGCGTCACCATACCTCCCACAGGGCCCGGCCCTCAGCAGGTGATCAGTAAGTCCTTCAGTGAATAGGTGTGTGATCCAAGTGAAACTGAATTGACTCTGGTTGCCTCTTAGCACAGTGCTGTGATTAAAGAAAATTTCCAAGCCTTGCCCACAGTCCTACCCTTCCGTGGATGATAGCTGTCACCCACATTCTGTCCAGTCCACACCCTGCCCACAAAGAACCTAGCATTCGTTATTCTCCTCCTTACTTTGCTCCTCCTCCCTGGATCTCACCCTGTCTCTTATTATTCCAGTGAGAATCAGCCGAGCCTTCATGGCTTCTCCACTGCTCCCCCAGCCATTGCCTGAGCAGCCCAGTTGGAACAGGAGATAGATCCAGCACTCCCtggaaggcagggaggagagcTGTGACTCATCGAATAGCCGGGTCTCTGCTCCTGCCTCTTACAGGGCTATAGGGTCCTGTAGCCTCCAGGCTTTGGAGCAAGGCTCCGGGGGGAGGAAGTTGTCTAGTTGCTcatttggactgcagcacgccagtcttccctgtccttcaccatctcctggagttttctcaaactcatgtacattgagtcagtgatgccatccagctatctcattctctgttacccccttctccttttgccttcaatctttcccagcatcaggatcttttcaaatgagttgacttcacatcaggtggccaaagttttggagcttcagctttagcatcagtcctgatgaatattcagggttgatttcctttaggatta comes from the Bos mutus isolate GX-2022 chromosome 22, NWIPB_WYAK_1.1, whole genome shotgun sequence genome and includes:
- the RAD9A gene encoding cell cycle checkpoint control protein RAD9A isoform X3 codes for the protein MKCLVTGSNVKVLGKAVHSLSRIGDELYLEPLEDGLSLRTVNSSRSAYACFLFAPLFFQQYQAATPGQDQLRCKILMKSFLSVFRSLAMLEKTVEKCCISLNDRSSRLVVQLHCKYGVRKTHNLSFQDCESLQAVFDPALCPHVLRAPARVLVEAVMPFPPALAEVTLGIGRGRRVILRSYQEEEADSAIKAMVTEMSIGEEDFQQLQAQEGVAITFCLKEFRVRFLPCTHCPVHLSSLPSLHALLLPSQGLLSFAESANLSLSIHFDAPGRPAIFAIEDSLLDGHFVLATLSESDSHPQTLHAQEELQRPEPGPQAHSTPHLDLDDFAVDDMDSYMIAMETTTGSEGSRALPSISLSPGLQRPCSSSPHSEEEDDDMEPSTVPGTPPPKKFRSLFFGSILAPAHSPQGPSPVLAEDSEGEG
- the RAD9A gene encoding cell cycle checkpoint control protein RAD9A isoform X1 gives rise to the protein MKCLVTGSNVKVLGKAVHSLSRIGDELYLEPLEDGLSLRTVNSSRSAYACFLFAPLFFQQYQAATPGQDQLRCKILMKSFLSVFRSLAMLEKTVEKCCISLNDRSSRLVVQLHCKYGVRKTHNLSFQDCESLQAVFDPALCPHVLRAPARVLVEAVMPFPPALAEVTLGIGRGRRVILRSYQEEEADSAIKAMVTEMSIGEEDFQQLQAQEGVAITFCLKEFRGLLSFAESANLSLSIHFDAPGRPAIFAIEDSLLDGHFVLATLSESDSHPQTLHAQEELQRPEPGPQAHSTPHLDLDDFAVDDMDSYMIAMETTTGSEGSRALPSISLSPGLQRPCSSSPHSEEEDDDMEPSTVPGTPPPKKFRSLFFGSILAPAHSPQGPSPVLAEDSEGEG
- the RAD9A gene encoding cell cycle checkpoint control protein RAD9A isoform X2, which produces MKSFLSVFRSLAMLEKTVEKCCISLNDRSSRLVVQLHCKYGVRKTHNLSFQDCESLQAVFDPALCPHVLRAPARVLVEAVMPFPPALAEVTLGIGRGRRVILRSYQEEEADSAIKAMVTEMSIGEEDFQQLQAQEGVAITFCLKEFRGLLSFAESANLSLSIHFDAPGRPAIFAIEDSLLDGHFVLATLSESDSHPQTLHAQEELQRPEPGPQAHSTPHLDLDDFAVDDMDSYMIAMETTTGSEGSRALPSISLSPGLQRPCSSSPHSEEEDDDMEPSTVPGTPPPKKFRSLFFGSILAPAHSPQGPSPVLAEDSEGEG